The genome window aaatcgGCGTCAAGTTCAATAGAAAAATCTTTCAGCCCCTTATGATTAATATATGGTTTAGCTACATCTATATCAAATTGCTATCAAAGGTTTTCTGGCATTGATATGCAAACTTTCACTATAAATACTACTCTACTGGAAAATTATGTTTGACTTATGAAAGTTCTGTAGCAATTTTAAACTTAATTTGTCATGAATATGTTGACGGTTGAGAAGGACAGCAGCTAGTCCAGTAGAGGCTTTAAAGAGTagttgaaaaaattgtttcgaaaAGCAGCCATTTTCGAGAAGTGAAAACCAGCAAACTTATTGGTAACTCCAAAACCAGTCATCTGCGCACTAGATAATATCCAGCTAGCCCAAACAATTTACAAGTATTCAATTTTACAGGAATTAACAGTGTTCTATCTTGGGCAGTGGCTGACAAGCGTTGTAAACTCTTTCTACTTGCCTTAACCTGCAGCCCAATTTCCATTCTTCAAGTGGGGCATAATTGCAGCATGGTTGTCGACTTTGTACTAAAAAGTCTTGAAAACCTACAAATATTTTCaggaatattttaaatttttgtatcacGTATTTCAACCTTAAAATAGTTATGACAATTTGCAGCACTCTACAAAATTACTACATCATGCACTGTCCTACTAGTGTGTGTTAAAATTACGTTGCAAGAAACTATGCAGAAAAACAATTAAACTGCAGGTCAAGGAATAGCAAGTAAAAAAAGCCCCATCCTTTGAAGAGCTTTTGGGTTAGCTGGTTATTAACTAGTGTGCAGAGATGACTGCCTTTAAGTAGGTTCAGTGGTGTCATCTGGTAAGGTATGGATCAGGGCATTCACCTTCTCACGCAGTTTACAAGCTTGACATTTTGTTTATGTTTACATTGATTGCTTGGAAATTCATGTTATAAAACAAGCTGAAATTTCATCCATCTCTTTGCAGTTTTACCCTATCGTACTCTATGTAAATCTGGTATGCAAACTTTGAGATCAAATATTGTCAAAACATGAGCTAGAACAAATATCGAAAATAATCAGGGACATTTCAGATACTTTAAACAAACATATTTTCTTAGTTTCAGATTATTCTGTGTATCTTATGGCAGGTGACCGAATCTCCTTAAAGCTAGCAACAAGTTAGATGGTTTGTGCTCTTCAAAAATGAATCTGgtttttgaaacaatttttttaattaactgatttttgaaacaattttctAAACAGCTGTATATGAAGCCACCATTATAATAGCAGCTTTTCCTTCTCAACCGTTAATGTAAAGCTCATTAGCTTTGTATTGAAAACTATACCACCTATAGAATATGTTAACTACTTAACCACTTAAGGATCCACTAAAGATTTATTAATCCATTTAAAGATGATGGGTGAGTTGTCTAATTTATAATCTTTATGTCAATTATTGAGTAAAGCAAATTGTTATAATAAAACTAACTTCAAACAATGTGCAGTATTCAATTTGTATATGGTTACTTTTATATATACTCTTGGTCCATAGCCTGTAAATTCTGGAAACAAAGATGCATCAGGTAGAGAAAAAGCGTGTGGGTTTTATATGTACTAGGCCTATATCAGCATGCAAACTGCATGCCTATGGTTCAAATTTCTTCTAAAGTTGTTCACtgatttcaattaaattttttgataaccCTCTGAATTGGCCCATGTTTGGCTTCAATTTAATAGTATAGATGAAAAAGGATACCTTGCGGCTAaccaattaattatttatttaaaccaTATACATAAGCCTTTATAAGGATTCCTATAGAGGCAAACAAGTTGCCTGTACATAGGTATGGTACAAgtgctataaaaaaagaaaactaaaatttaaaacttaAACTAAAACTAGTATTTTACATAATGTTTCTACTCTTATTTAGTTTGTAGACCATCTATGGTACAAAAAGCTGTTGATATTCGTATTGTTCACGTTTCCTATAGATTGTTGGCCTTGACACTGTGTTCTCATAATGGATtcatattttatctattgttGCTacgcatgcacacacacacacacacacacacatatatatatatatatatatatatatatatatatatatcttacAAGTCTGCTAATGACCATAATTATTGTATAAGTTTCCGAaactttaatttaatatatgtgtgtgtgtgtgtgtgtctatctatatatatatatatatatatatatatatatatattaaatcaAAGTTTTGGAACCTTATACAATAATTATGATCATTAGCAGACTTGTCAGATGTACATCTAAAGTATCAGTCTTTATGTATTTCTCTAACAAAATGCAAATGTAGCGTAGCTGAAATCTATACTAGATCcaatcatacatttttctgAGTATGTGTTTTGTGCAACAATTGGGTTTATGAAACCAAACATAAGCTTCCAGAAACATATCTATAGTGGAAATTGGTTATATCAATGCTCATATAGTTAAACTAACAATAATAGATATAGCAGtagctttattattaatatactaCTGAAAAAACATAGAtgacaatcagctgattattatataataatcatCTGATAATCCTGCCAAAacatcagctgattattaaGTGTAtgtaccctagtggaaataattgggtgtgccaaagtgtgccaaagtatgcTAAAGTGTGGCAAAGTGTGGCAAAGTGTGGCAAGGTGTGCcagtgttcaaattcggaaatttgctgcactttggcacactttgacacacatgggttttttggaaacaaacatctcttttttgacaaagtatggcacagtatagcacagtttggcacggTATGGCACAGCAtggcacactttattacactttggcacacttcggTACAGTGAGATATATCCCCCCCGCCCGTGCGCCAAAACATTGCCACTGCACGATGCCGTCATATCGACGGCACGCGTGGAGCTGGAAGTCCCAGCTATAGAacgtaacaataaataatttaataaaaaaaaaaaattctagcttcggtaagacttgaacccggatcctttgggttagtaagctgaaggtctaccactgagccacaagtactcgttacagttaatacaaaaatttaaactcatgtacttcaagcagctttaccccccccccccccacccagATAACATTGCATCGGCATAATGCGAGCACAGCGCCAAAATCGTGCGGCACGCGTGCTTGCCAGGTATCGCCGCATATGCTCGGCATATGCTCAGCATGTGCTCGGTCTCTGTGACAGCGATCGTGCACGGCACGAGCAGCATGAATGCTGCGAATGTGCATGCATTATGACGATGAAATGCCGTCGTTGTGCCCGCATTTTGCGggcatttcaaatttttttaatttttacggcAGTACGTATGCCGGCATATTGCTGTTGGTTTATGGGCGCATTTTGCGggcataaaaatgaatttattttaattttttctaaaattattttatttaaaaaaaaagaaattaaatttgaaaaattcgtaatacaatataaatacaaaatacaaagaaaataaaaagtatataaaaataaaccatAAATAAAGATTAATTTGTATTTGATGCAGTTTCTTCTATTGCGCCCAGCCCCGTTGCTCCTATTCTTGTAACTCCTGGTGCAACTACCTGGTGCTGATGCTTCTAGTCCTCCTGCtataacaaaaacaaaaatattagaaacattgatttaaaatcaatattatCTATTATATTATGAGCCCAGTATGATGGAGAGAGGCTATTTGGCGAAAAAATACATtagtaattataatataaaatgcTGATGGAATTCATTATACAATTAAGAgagtatattaaaaaataagtttataCGTTGAATGATGAGTGCGCAGTCCTTGAGTGAGTCAACTGACAGCTGCTACTTTTCCACAAATACATCTGTgtgctgctgttgttgatTCGTAAAAAGAGATGCCctcgaaaagagaaaaatgacaaaaacagtttataaaattatcaatgcaatcaattgaaaataaaagtaaataaaataagaggACCTGATAAGTAAACTTGCGTACCAAGTATAAGCGTTGTTGAGTTCGTCGTTATTGTTTTTGTACCATGTCATCGCTCGAGTGACCtttgacaaaaaaattaattaatttttttttgggggggggggcgtgAAGGGAGCCCCACCGCCGCTCCCTTCTGTGAGGCTCAACCAATGCAATAGCCCCTCCAACGCTCTCTTACACTTTTAACACTACCTACGAACAATCAAAAAACtaatacaaaagaaaaatgtaataacgataaaaaattattgatgaaAACAAACTGTAAGAGAGCGttcagataaaaaaatatagatcatttataaaaacaaattaattgaagAAACAAAAAGCAAAACCGAtctatatttttctattaagcTGCAAAGAAAGTACATGGATTAAATGAACAAAAGAACATCAATAAATAAAGGGGCGACTTAGCTCATTCCGGGTAGAGATCCTCGCCCGACGGTTGAAGGTCATCCTGGTTTTCATTGATCGACTTTGAACCGTAGTCGTCGAAGTACGTATCCGGCTCATCcagttcttcttcttcctgtTCCTTGAAGTCTTCGTTTTCTtcagcttcttcttttttatattcttcagcttcttctccttcttcgtcTTGTTCTTCCTCGATGACCTGCGTATCGTCGAACTGGTCTTCGTCGACCTCTTCGTCTCCATCGCTGGGCTGCTGTTGGTCCATGAGCTGGTTGTCGATGGGCTGATGTACTTCGCCCCCAAGGAGTGGTTTGAGGTCGTACTCGTACTCCATATTTCCTACCGCGTTATTCTGCGGTGGATCATTTTGGCGTTGCCTCTTGAAAGGAAGCGATTGTTCGGCCGGTGGTGCAGCTCTCTTGCTTTGACGACGATAAGCTTCCTTACTGCTCTTCAAAGCTTTCGTCATCGCAGTCGCAAATTCATCCTTCTTCGGCTTCCTGAGGAGTTCCTTTAAGATGGGCATAGCCTCTGCATTAAAAGAAAAgatttaaattaattcaacTATATCGACAAAAAACCAATAAATTCAGATATACATACCACTGCAGGCTAAAGCGAAACGCGTATCTTTTAACGCCAAAATATTGTTGTCCGACTTGGATCCATGCCAAGTGACATTCCGGAACAAATCTTCGTGAAACTTGAAGCAGGCTTTGAAATAAATCGCTGCAGCGTCAGTTTCATTCGCACCTCCAAGGTATCTCAAGTAATGGACCTGAAAATACACATTAAATTAATTAGTGAATGgttattaaaatatcataCAATCAAGCGTCTTTATTAAAgtgaataaaaattgttacgaGAGCATCAAACTGATCATCAGCGAGATGATCGAAGGCAACAATGTCAGCCGTTGTTTTAAATGGCAAAAATTCTGGACGAGTTCTCGTTGCAGAAGATTGCGCGGCTGCCAAGTTTTTCAGGATGTTATAAATCGCTCtagaaaataatcaataattaattttcattaattacaaaatattactCAATATATGGATATTGGAATAAAATGGTCGCCACGTACGTCAGTTTTTGTTCCATTTTCTTCAGTCTCTCATCGGATGAActggaaattaaaatattaatacaatataagtaaattataaattatattgatTACAATTTTGATTGATGGTATAATTTGTAGCATACCTTGTCACATCCTTAAACTGCTTCAGCGTCTCTCCAATCCCGCTAAAAACGTAAGTATAAATTGATTTAATTTGTTGAAATATATTATGCGAATAATATATATCATACCGTTGCGTTCCTTCGAGGGCTGCCAGTCTTCTGTTGATGGAGCTGCGATTACAATTAAATGAGtcaaaatacatttttcactctcaaatatttaattataaaaacgcACTCCAATGTCTCCCGTGGTGGTTCATTGAGCACATCATTGCGTTGTGCTCGTGGTGCTGGTGGTACCAGCTCCTTCTGCTGCGTGTTTCGATACGCTGGTGGTTGCTGAGGATGCAGCGTTTTCCGCTGAAgcggttgctgctgctgctgcggtttCTTCTGCGGTAGTGGTTtccgctgatgctgctgcgATGGTTGTTGCTGCAGTTtcggttgctgctgctgtagctgCTGTAGAGGCTTACGCTGCGTTATTGCTGCTTGCTGCAGCGGCCTTCGGTGCGATGGTGGTTCCTGCAGCGATTTTGTATGCGGTGGTACTTGCTGCCGCTGTTGTTCTTTCAGCAGCGGTTGAGAGAGAGTTGATGTCTCAGTCAAAAAAGCACTCCTCCCGAAGCTCCCTGTAGACACGGAGAAGGAAGACATCTTCTTCGTGAGCTTGGTTGCTGCGATGTTAGTTGGAAGCGCTCCCAaattcttcctttttttgtcAGCCATGCTAGTAAAAAACGAAACACAAGAAGAAAGGAAGAAGTAGGCTacaaaatgaagatttaattTCCTAAGCTAGTAGACATAATTTTTACGACGACGAAAAATTGAGAATTTGACTCTATTGTCGGAATTTCGGGAGACCAGTAAGGCATCCTGAAACACTTAGCTGTGACTTGATTTAGAGAAACTAACGTCAATTGTGGAATCGGTAGATAGCAGAGAAAAATACCGACTAATGATGAATCACACGGAAGTTTGAAAAGGTCCtcaacttttgaaaaaactcGTAAAAGAAGATGACATCCCTTTCTTTCGTAATCGATAATATTTTTGATGACACCGATAGAGCCATTTTTAAGCATTACAGTGCTATCCTGCTGTGAAGTGGATAAGTGAATATCCCCAGTAATAACTTTCTGATATTGTTTACcgtttttatcattattattaacgaTCACGGAGGAGGGTGTCGGACCATTAACGTGATTTCTAACAAATTGCAAATGATTTGGATCAACATATGGTTTCGATGCTGTACGAGAACTTTCATGAATTCTATTTGAAATTTGCTGCAAATGCTGATTCGGTTTCCGACACAATTTTCGACAAAAGGTCATATTATTCTCGTACGGAAAAGCTGAGAACGAATCCAAGTGTCCAAATGATCTAGCGTCATCCGAAAGATGCAGTAAAGAGTGGGTATTAAAAGACAAAAATTCTACGCCATACACATCGGAGGCCAACTCGACGAAAGTTTCGATGCACTCTTGGGCGAAATCGATAGCTTGTGGCGAGTGATGGGGATCAGCGAGAATTCTGATAGCTACGTGCAacaaaacaaagtgcttataaACAGCTGAATTGACCAAACCATTGAAAACGTTGACACCGCTGTAAAGAAGAATTTGTCTGTGCTCGGTGGCTTTAAATTTGCCATGCTTGTCAATATTGACAGGTTTCCGAGCAAAGTCTCGAGGACAGAATTTCGATACCTGCTCTAATCGATCGGTTACAAGTTTGATTTGATTTGCGGAGAGCTTGACCGATTTCACAAATCTACCGTCGATTACACCTTGTAGGATTTTCTCCATTATACCAAGGCACACTAGATGCATGTAATCGAAGACGGTATTAGAAACGATATCAAAAGGAAGATCTGCAAGAGGAGTTTGCTCAACCATCTTGTGATGGTTATGATCACTTCTTGACCTGTATTCATCTTCCGTGCGCAAATGGTGTTTGGTTCCCTTGTAAACCATAACACCTGAACGAACGGATTCGCCTTGCACGCAACACCTGGAACAAGGACTTCGAGAATTGTGGCTTCGATGACACAAGACGAAAGCTCGAGCGAGTGCGTCCGCAACGAAACATCTTAATTTTATGCATCTATTTTTGTCACCGAATTGAACACCACCTTGCAGTAAGAAGCGCATATCCGTTAcgaagaaatgaaaaaattccaCGATAGACGTTGGTTTTTTGGAACTTCGAAAAATACCGACCATTTCTGGAGAGCTCGATGGAATATTAGCTATACGTATCTGTATGGGCCACATTAAAATATTACCAGCTTTGTCGAGCGAGGCTTCATCCGTGCTAAAATCTAGTTGGAGAACATCGGGAATCATCAAAACAGGAGCAgattgaagaattttttttattgcacctTCTGTACCTAAGTGGAGATACTCGCCACCTGCAAGGCTACTAATCGGAGATAACGAATATACCGGCGTTTTTAGAATTGTTCGAGGATCAATGTGAATATCTGAGAAGCAACTGTGACTTTTCAAGGCTAATAAAACTGCCTTTATTTGACGATGCGTCATATTTTGTTCAGTGAACACCGCGGCAAGCCTATCTTCGAAATGCGGTAAACTCTCCTTTCTTTGAAATGACGCAGTTATCGAACACGACATTGAATCAGAATCACGTCGACCtggatcatcatcatcattatcatcatcattatcattatcatcGTTACGTACGAAACACCGCTCATCCTGAGCATTCCCCATGGACGGATAAACATTAGGATGCTGCGATGAATCATTATCGGAGAGGAGCCCTACTACATCGTCGGAAGCCGAAAAAACATCATCTTCGACAATCGAGTTTATGGAGGGAACACGACTGCTCTCAGCAAGCAAGCTCTTTTTCAAGCATTCATTATGGGCTCGCTCAAGCAAGCGATTTCTTCGCTTCCTGTACTCATGAGACAATGATTCCGCTGGTTTCCTTGTACGCAAGTGTCGTATAGCAAACATGTTCTCTTTTGTAGAAAATAACACAcctctgtaaaaaaaaagtgaattaaACAATGTAACGTAGATATTCatgaaaattctcaatttCTATTAATCAGAGTAACAAATCAGTACTTTCCGCTCTACTATTTTatgtcaaaaattaaaattatttaaaacaataactacatttttattcaagagtgcaaaaacaaaagtacATTACTGTGAAAACGACAATTACTTGAAGTTTatcaattattattgataaactTCCAGTAATTGTCGTTTTCAATACTGAGAAATACAGTGACTGATAAGGAGTCGTGGAGTGAAAAGCCGGGTGTGGATCTTAAGGTAAACTGGTACGCAGAATGCAATTTAATAGCAGATAtccatgtactttgttttttccTCACTTTCATAGTCCTGATACCAAATTTCATCCCTGTAatcagaaaattattaaaatggcACTGTAATCATTCTTCCGGAGAGGAATGTTTTCAGTGTTATTCGAATAATTTTGTAGCCAAAGATCTGAAACTTGGTGTCACAACTATAAGagtgaaataaaaacaaaatatatgagCACTTGTCGCTACACACATCCTGCGTACCAGTTTACCTGGACACCCCTGCCCGGCTTCTCGCAGAATAACTGGAATTTATAAGAAAGATtgttaaattctttttctatgaatttcaaaatattataaaattgtacCTTGAGATTgaaacaaatatttgacgtaAGACAGTATATGATTAACTTAGACTGTTAAGCAACGATTTCAGTCATTCAGTGAAAAGCCGGGTGGATGTTTCAGGTAAACTGGTATACAGAATGCATTTTAATTATTGATTTTGATGCACTTAGTTTTCTGCTCACTCTAATAGCTCTGATACCAAGTTTCAAATCAATACGTACAAAATTATTCAACTGGCACTGGAAAGAATCCTCCCCGGATGCATGATTTCCATGCCGTTTGAATAATTTTGCTCTCAAAGAGCTGAAACTCGGTATCAGCACTATAaaagcaaaaagaaaacaaagtacCAGAGTATTTGTTATTCTACTGTATCCTGTACACTACTTTACCTGAAACCAACCACCCGGCTTTTCACTGAATTGCTGTAACTTATAGGAAAGACTTGTTAATACTTTCTGTAACCATTCACAAATGTTAGATAATAGAGGTTTGTAATTCTACAAAAAGTTGAAATAAATCACCAGCATAAACCAAAAGTCTTGAGCATCAATTTTCAGTAATTCAGTGAAATGGCGGGTGTGGGTTTTAGGTAAACTGGTATACAGAATGCTTCTaactcaaaaatattaatgtacTTTGAtttctttacatttttatagTCTTGATACTAAGTTTGAGATCTCTGGatacaaaattattcaaatgacACTGAAAACATTCCTCTCTGGAAGAATGATTGCAATGTCATTCGAGTAATTTTTGTACTACAGATCTAAAACTTGGGATgaagaatataaaaaagtaaaa of Nasonia vitripennis strain AsymCx chromosome 4 unlocalized genomic scaffold, Nvit_psr_1.1 chr4_random0010, whole genome shotgun sequence contains these proteins:
- the LOC116417392 gene encoding uncharacterized protein LOC116417392, translating into MADKKRKNLGALPTNIAATKLTKKMSSFSVSTGSFGRSAFLTETSTLSQPLLKEQQRQQVPPHTKSLQEPPSHRRPLQQAAITQRKPLQQLQQQQPKLQQQPSQQHQRKPLPQKKPQQQQQPLQRKTLHPQQPPAYRNTQQKELVPPAPRAQRNDVLNEPPRETLDSINRRLAALEGTQRGIGETLKQFKDVTSSSDERLKKMEQKLTAIYNILKNLAAAQSSATRTRPEFLPFKTTADIVAFDHLADDQFDALVHYLRYLGGANETDAAAIYFKACFKFHEDLFRNVTWHGSKSDNNILALKDTRFALACSEAMPILKELLRKPKKDEFATAMTKALKSSKEAYRRQSKRAAPPAEQSLPFKRQRQNDPPQNNAVGNMEYEYDLKPLLGGEVHQPIDNQLMDQQQPSDGDEEVDEDH